From the genome of Pseudomonas sp. gcc21, one region includes:
- a CDS encoding inorganic triphosphatase — translation MVKETEIKLRVTPKTLAALREHPLLAERLSGEWHSGLLHNQYYDTATRDLVAARVALRLRRDGDQYIQTLKSRGQSVAGLSERNEWDWPLSQDHLDLSLLDDSCWPQALADLDLSQLQPLFTTDFQRTRAIIKWEREGEPVEVEVALDEGRVIAGEHEEPICELELEVRQGPAVAVLELAARLAADLPLMPCDISKAERGYRLFDPASYALKPAFVQWSAESTVDEVIAGAGWQLLGHTQRLAEQYRHTGQWKLFRDLTTHLGVLRAYFGVFDLALPRSAGQSFVQPLDQLIGAFRPLALAGWADDEESQAARDKAPALFDEVIQDRAWGELFISLALWLHQSGWRQARPPRGDKIGALAVPRWLLAAVAKEIQSLVVPHHNEPDSAVSEWMDQQPRLGRLYFLLSGFRQLLDVPEADRLFGELNKLQALLEQYPLVDAEQRPALLAALRNQGQRLRRLDAWRVLNN, via the coding sequence ATGGTCAAAGAGACAGAAATCAAACTCCGTGTAACGCCCAAAACACTGGCGGCACTGCGCGAACACCCGCTGTTGGCCGAGCGGTTATCCGGCGAATGGCATTCCGGTCTCCTGCATAACCAATACTATGACACCGCTACGCGGGATCTTGTCGCAGCCAGGGTTGCGCTGCGGCTGCGGCGCGATGGTGATCAATATATACAGACCCTGAAAAGCCGTGGTCAGAGCGTTGCCGGCTTGTCTGAACGCAACGAGTGGGACTGGCCGCTGAGCCAGGATCATCTGGATCTCTCGTTGCTGGATGACAGTTGCTGGCCCCAGGCGCTGGCCGATCTCGATCTGAGCCAGCTGCAGCCGTTGTTCACCACTGATTTCCAGCGCACACGAGCGATTATCAAGTGGGAACGCGAAGGCGAGCCGGTTGAAGTGGAAGTGGCGCTGGACGAAGGCAGGGTCATCGCCGGCGAGCATGAAGAGCCGATCTGTGAACTCGAACTGGAGGTGCGCCAGGGGCCGGCCGTCGCCGTGCTTGAACTGGCGGCACGCCTCGCCGCCGACCTGCCGTTGATGCCCTGTGATATCAGCAAGGCGGAACGCGGTTATCGGCTGTTCGATCCGGCCAGTTATGCACTCAAGCCCGCCTTTGTTCAATGGAGTGCCGAGTCCACGGTGGACGAGGTCATTGCCGGCGCTGGCTGGCAGTTGCTGGGCCACACCCAGCGCCTGGCCGAACAGTATCGCCACACCGGGCAATGGAAACTGTTCCGCGATCTGACAACCCATCTCGGTGTGTTGCGCGCCTATTTTGGCGTGTTCGATCTGGCCCTGCCGCGCTCCGCCGGGCAGTCCTTTGTGCAGCCGCTTGATCAGCTGATCGGCGCGTTTCGTCCGCTGGCGCTGGCAGGCTGGGCCGATGACGAAGAGAGCCAGGCAGCGCGCGACAAAGCGCCTGCATTGTTTGACGAGGTGATTCAGGACCGCGCCTGGGGTGAGTTGTTCATATCGCTGGCGTTGTGGCTGCACCAATCCGGCTGGAGACAGGCACGCCCGCCACGGGGCGACAAGATCGGCGCGCTGGCAGTGCCGCGCTGGTTGCTTGCCGCGGTGGCCAAGGAGATACAGAGTCTGGTCGTGCCCCACCACAATGAACCGGATTCGGCGGTCAGCGAATGGATGGACCAACAGCCGCGGCTGGGCCGCTTGTATTTCCTGCTGTCCGGTTTCCGTCAGTTGCTGGATGTACCCGAAGCTGATCGTCTGTTCGGCGAGCTGAACAAGTTGCAGGCTTTGCTTGAGCAGTATCCGCTGGTTGATGCGGAACAGCGACCGGCCCTGCTGGCGGCGCTGCGCAATCAGGGTCAACGTCTACGGCGGCTGGATGCCTGGAGAGTGCTCAATAACTAA
- a CDS encoding inorganic phosphate transporter: MTLIAEYGTVLLILACLFGFFMAWGVGANDVANAMGTSVGSRALTIKQAIMIAIVFEFLGAYLAGGEVTQTVRSGILDSSMISPEQMVFGMLAALLAAGSWLFIASTRGWPVSTTHSIIGAVIGFGAVGVSVDAVNWGGVVPIVSSWVISPLLSGVIAFSIFLSVHKLILNTEEPFLNAKRYVPFYMFAVGFLVTLMTVTKGLKHVGLDISGWQALGLATLIGLLITGLGLILLSRIQIDPEADKTFYFASVEKVFAVLMIFTACSMAFAHGSNDVANAVGPLAAIVGVLQSGGEMGETTLVPGWILLLGAAGIVVGLATYGYRVIATIGKHITELTPSRGFAAELATAATVVGASTIGLPVSTTHTLVGAVLGVGMARGIGALNLHVIGRIFSSWLVTLPAGAALSILFFFILTGIFG, from the coding sequence ATGACCCTCATCGCAGAATACGGCACCGTGCTGCTGATCCTTGCCTGCCTTTTCGGTTTCTTCATGGCATGGGGCGTCGGCGCCAACGATGTCGCCAACGCCATGGGAACGTCAGTTGGCTCCCGCGCGCTGACTATCAAGCAGGCGATCATGATCGCCATCGTATTCGAATTTCTCGGCGCCTATCTGGCGGGTGGAGAAGTTACCCAGACGGTAAGAAGCGGCATCCTCGATTCCAGCATGATCAGCCCCGAACAGATGGTATTCGGCATGCTGGCCGCACTCCTCGCTGCAGGTTCATGGCTGTTCATCGCGTCGACCCGGGGTTGGCCGGTTTCAACCACCCACTCGATTATCGGCGCGGTGATTGGCTTCGGCGCGGTGGGCGTCTCGGTTGATGCCGTAAACTGGGGAGGCGTTGTCCCCATTGTTTCAAGCTGGGTCATTTCGCCACTGCTGTCCGGCGTGATCGCTTTCAGTATCTTCCTCAGCGTGCACAAGCTGATCCTGAACACCGAAGAACCCTTCCTCAACGCCAAGCGCTACGTCCCCTTCTATATGTTTGCGGTCGGCTTCCTGGTTACCCTGATGACGGTGACCAAGGGACTCAAGCACGTCGGTCTGGATATCTCCGGCTGGCAGGCGCTCGGCCTGGCCACCCTGATCGGGCTGCTGATCACTGGCCTGGGTCTGATTCTGCTGTCCCGCATCCAGATCGACCCTGAAGCCGACAAGACCTTCTATTTCGCCAGCGTTGAGAAGGTTTTCGCGGTGCTGATGATCTTTACCGCCTGTTCCATGGCCTTTGCCCACGGCTCGAATGACGTGGCCAATGCGGTCGGCCCCCTCGCTGCGATTGTCGGCGTACTGCAGAGCGGCGGCGAGATGGGCGAAACCACTCTGGTGCCCGGCTGGATTCTGCTGCTGGGTGCGGCGGGTATCGTGGTGGGTCTGGCTACCTACGGGTACCGTGTCATCGCGACCATCGGCAAGCACATCACGGAACTGACGCCAAGTCGCGGCTTCGCTGCAGAGCTGGCGACTGCCGCTACGGTAGTTGGTGCTTCCACCATTGGCTTGCCGGTGTCCACCACCCACACGCTGGTCGGCGCAGTTCTTGGTGTAGGTATGGCGCGGGGTATCGGCGCGCTGAATCTGCACGTTATCGGCCGTATCTTCAGTTCCTGGCTGGTAACCCTGCCCGCTGGCGCCGCGCTGTCGATCCTGTTCTTCTTCATTCTTACTGGCATATTCGGCTGA
- a CDS encoding TIGR00153 family protein yields MPNNPFLSLFGRSPIGPMQLHIAKAHECAAKLNDFIDAVIADNWTEAERIQQEIAELERAADKLKKDVRVHLPKSLFLPVPRSDLLELLSVQDKVANRAKDIAGLMLGRKMTIPGPLQAGFKTFVGRSVDAAAQALRAMNELDELLETGFSGREVTLVEKLIDELDRIEHETDNLQIKLRAELYQLEKDLPPVDVMFLYKIIEWIGDVADRAQRVGNRLELLMAR; encoded by the coding sequence ATGCCCAACAATCCTTTTCTAAGCCTGTTCGGTCGCTCGCCTATCGGCCCCATGCAACTGCATATTGCCAAGGCTCATGAGTGCGCAGCGAAGCTGAACGACTTCATCGATGCCGTTATCGCCGATAACTGGACCGAAGCCGAACGTATTCAGCAGGAAATCGCTGAGCTGGAGCGCGCCGCAGACAAGCTGAAAAAAGATGTCCGCGTGCACCTGCCCAAGAGTCTGTTTCTGCCCGTGCCGCGTTCGGACCTGCTGGAACTGCTGAGTGTACAGGACAAAGTAGCCAACCGCGCCAAGGATATCGCCGGCCTCATGCTGGGCCGCAAGATGACCATTCCAGGGCCGTTGCAAGCCGGTTTCAAGACTTTTGTCGGTCGTTCAGTAGACGCAGCAGCGCAGGCTTTGCGAGCCATGAACGAGCTCGACGAATTGCTGGAAACAGGCTTCTCCGGCCGCGAAGTAACGCTGGTTGAAAAGCTGATTGATGAACTCGACCGTATCGAGCACGAAACCGACAACTTGCAGATCAAGTTGCGCGCAGAGCTGTATCAGCTGGAAAAGGATCTTCCTCCAGTGGACGTAATGTTTCTGTACAAGATCATCGAATGGATTGGTGACGTGGCAGACCGGGCACAACGTGTTGGAAACCGCCTGGAATTATTGATGGCCCGCTAG
- the amn gene encoding AMP nucleosidase — protein MSQNPAPIVVNSAEEAVDRLATLYEQATSALSQALKHYLKDRTLPSEPQSQLFRYPELRLTYDAQGEAATSVRAYAKVQVPGTYSVTVTHPRAFRKYLLEQLGPLMRDYTVKVEVGVSDQNIPYPYVVDQGNELAGSGVTARELARYFPSTDLSAVSDSNADGLHDWENTDQLPLALFDASRVDFSLRRLVHYTGSDWKHVQPWILLTNYHRYVDQFIRHGLDMLASDSRFLRLVMPGNVVIERGMDEGEVAALVEGVVWHRYQMPAYHLIAGDGHGITLVNIGVGPSNAKNITDHLAVLRPHCWLMIGHCGGLRQSQNIGDYVLAHAYMRRDGILDRVLPPHIPLPALAEIQMALQEAAAQITGDRGDDLKRRLRTGTVLTYDDRNWELRWAQERPLINQARAIAVDMESGTIAAQGYRLRVPYGTLLCVSDKPLHSEIKLPGAAGAFYERAVTQHLHIGIAALDLLRNQLNSLHSRKLRSFDEPPFR, from the coding sequence GTGAGCCAGAATCCCGCCCCGATTGTTGTTAACTCGGCTGAAGAAGCAGTCGATCGCCTGGCGACGCTGTATGAACAAGCTACCTCTGCCCTGAGTCAGGCACTCAAACATTACCTGAAGGACCGTACGCTACCGAGCGAGCCGCAGAGCCAGCTGTTTCGGTATCCTGAGCTGCGCCTGACCTATGATGCCCAAGGCGAAGCCGCCACCAGCGTCCGTGCGTACGCGAAGGTGCAGGTGCCCGGTACGTACAGCGTGACGGTCACCCATCCGCGTGCTTTCAGAAAGTATCTGCTGGAGCAGTTAGGTCCCTTGATGCGGGACTACACCGTCAAGGTTGAGGTTGGCGTCAGCGACCAGAATATCCCTTACCCCTACGTGGTGGATCAGGGCAATGAACTCGCCGGGTCGGGCGTTACCGCGCGTGAGCTGGCGCGGTATTTCCCCAGTACTGACCTGTCGGCTGTCAGCGACAGCAACGCCGATGGACTGCACGACTGGGAAAATACCGATCAGCTGCCGTTGGCATTGTTCGATGCATCGCGGGTGGATTTTTCCTTGCGGCGACTGGTGCACTACACCGGCAGTGACTGGAAACATGTTCAGCCGTGGATCCTGCTGACCAACTATCACCGGTACGTCGACCAGTTTATTCGCCACGGTCTGGACATGCTCGCCAGCGATTCACGGTTTTTGCGCCTGGTCATGCCGGGCAACGTGGTGATAGAGCGCGGTATGGATGAAGGGGAAGTAGCTGCGCTGGTGGAAGGGGTCGTGTGGCACCGTTACCAGATGCCGGCCTACCACCTGATCGCCGGTGACGGGCATGGCATTACCCTGGTGAACATCGGTGTGGGCCCGTCCAATGCCAAGAACATTACCGATCACCTGGCAGTCCTGCGGCCGCATTGCTGGCTGATGATCGGCCACTGCGGCGGCTTGCGTCAGTCGCAGAATATCGGTGATTACGTGCTGGCCCATGCCTATATGCGCCGCGATGGTATCCTCGATCGTGTTCTGCCACCGCACATCCCGCTGCCTGCGCTCGCAGAAATCCAGATGGCGCTGCAGGAAGCTGCCGCGCAGATCACCGGTGACCGGGGCGATGATCTGAAACGCCGCCTGCGCACCGGCACGGTGCTCACCTATGACGACCGGAACTGGGAGCTGCGCTGGGCTCAGGAGCGCCCGTTGATCAACCAGGCGCGGGCCATCGCGGTGGATATGGAAAGCGGCACCATCGCCGCCCAGGGTTATCGTCTGCGTGTGCCCTATGGGACCTTGTTATGCGTATCGGATAAACCGTTACATAGCGAGATCAAGCTGCCGGGTGCAGCGGGAGCCTTCTATGAGCGAGCAGTCACTCAGCATCTGCATATCGGTATTGCAGCGCTGGATCTACTGCGCAACCAGCTCAACTCACTGCACTCGCGGAAATTGCGCAGCTTTGATGAGCCGCCGTTCAGGTGA
- the ilvD gene encoding dihydroxy-acid dehydratase: MPDYRSKTSTFGRNMAGARALWRATGMKDEDFKKPIIAVANSFTQFVPGHVHLKDMGQLVAREIERAGGVAKEFNTIAVDDGIAMGHDGMLYSLPSREIIADSVEYMVNAHCADAIVCISNCDKITPGMLMAALRLNIPVVFVSGGPMEAGKTKLASHGLDLVDAMVIAADDSASDEKVAEYERSACPTCGSCSGMFTANSMNCLTEALGLALPGNGSLLATHSDREQLFLQAGRTIVDLCRRYYAEGDDSVLPRNIANVRAFENAMTLDIAMGGSTNTILHLLAAAQEAEIDFDLRAIDALSRRVPQLCKVAPNIQKYHMEDVHRAGGIFSILGSLARGGLLHTDATTVHSPSMEEAIAKWDITQTDDEEVLTFFRAGPAGIPTQTAFSQSTRWDSLDDDRANGCIRSVEHAYSSEGGLAVLYGNIAVDGCVVKTAGVDESIHVFEGNARIYESQDSAVKGILADEVKPRDVVIIRYEGPKGGPGMQEMLYPTSYLKSKGLGADCALLTDGRFSGGTSGLSIGHASPEAAAGGAIGLVQNGDKILIDIPNRSINLLISDEELAQRRAEQDKKGWKPVEIRPRKVSTALKAYALLATSADKGAVRNKAMLEE, translated from the coding sequence ATGCCTGATTACCGCTCGAAAACATCCACCTTTGGCCGTAACATGGCCGGTGCCCGCGCACTGTGGCGCGCGACTGGCATGAAGGATGAGGATTTCAAGAAACCCATTATCGCCGTCGCCAACTCCTTCACCCAGTTTGTGCCGGGACACGTGCACCTGAAGGACATGGGCCAACTGGTGGCACGGGAAATCGAGCGGGCCGGCGGCGTGGCGAAGGAATTCAATACCATCGCAGTGGACGACGGTATCGCCATGGGCCATGACGGCATGCTTTATTCGCTGCCATCGCGCGAGATCATCGCCGATTCGGTGGAGTATATGGTCAATGCGCACTGTGCTGACGCCATTGTCTGCATCTCCAACTGCGACAAGATCACCCCCGGCATGCTGATGGCCGCGCTGCGCCTGAACATCCCGGTTGTATTTGTTTCCGGCGGCCCGATGGAAGCCGGCAAGACCAAGCTCGCCAGCCACGGTCTGGATCTGGTCGATGCCATGGTGATTGCTGCGGACGATAGTGCCAGCGATGAAAAAGTCGCCGAATACGAGCGCAGCGCCTGCCCGACCTGCGGCTCCTGCTCCGGCATGTTCACCGCCAACTCCATGAACTGCCTGACCGAAGCCCTCGGCCTCGCTCTGCCCGGCAACGGTTCGCTGCTGGCAACGCACAGCGACCGCGAACAGTTGTTCCTGCAGGCGGGTCGCACCATTGTCGATCTGTGTCGCCGTTATTACGCCGAAGGTGACGACAGCGTACTGCCGCGCAACATCGCCAACGTGCGTGCGTTCGAGAATGCCATGACGCTGGATATCGCCATGGGCGGTTCCACCAATACCATCCTTCACCTGCTTGCCGCCGCTCAGGAAGCCGAAATCGATTTCGATCTGCGTGCGATCGACGCGCTCTCACGCCGTGTGCCGCAGCTGTGCAAGGTTGCGCCGAACATTCAGAAATATCACATGGAAGACGTGCACCGTGCCGGTGGCATCTTCAGCATTCTGGGTTCACTGGCTCGTGGCGGACTGCTGCACACCGACGCCACTACTGTGCACAGCCCAAGTATGGAAGAGGCTATCGCCAAGTGGGATATCACCCAGACCGACGATGAAGAAGTTCTCACCTTCTTCCGCGCCGGCCCCGCAGGCATCCCCACACAAACTGCGTTCAGCCAGTCGACCCGCTGGGACTCACTGGATGACGACCGTGCCAATGGCTGTATCCGCAGCGTCGAGCACGCTTACTCCAGCGAAGGCGGCCTGGCCGTGCTGTACGGCAACATCGCAGTGGATGGCTGTGTGGTCAAAACTGCTGGTGTGGACGAATCCATCCACGTGTTCGAAGGCAACGCACGCATCTACGAGAGCCAGGATTCGGCAGTCAAAGGCATTCTTGCCGATGAAGTTAAGCCGCGCGACGTGGTCATCATTCGTTACGAAGGCCCCAAGGGCGGCCCCGGCATGCAGGAAATGCTCTACCCGACCAGCTATCTGAAATCCAAGGGCTTGGGCGCGGACTGTGCACTGCTGACCGACGGACGCTTCTCCGGCGGCACCTCTGGCCTGTCCATCGGCCACGCTTCTCCGGAAGCTGCTGCCGGCGGCGCGATTGGCCTGGTGCAAAATGGTGACAAGATCCTTATCGACATCCCGAACCGCAGCATCAACCTGCTGATCAGCGATGAGGAGCTGGCGCAGCGCCGCGCTGAACAGGACAAGAAAGGCTGGAAGCCGGTCGAGATCCGCCCGCGCAAGGTCAGCACAGCGCTGAAAGCCTATGCGTTGCTGGCTACCAGTGCTGACAAAGGTGCGGTGCGCAACAAGGCAATGCTGGAGGAATAG
- a CDS encoding thymidylate synthase produces the protein MKQYLDLMRLVREQGTFKSDRTGTGTYSVFGHQMRFDLAEGFPLVTTKKCHLKSIIHELLWFLQGDTNIAYLKQNGVSIWDDWADENGDLGPVYGYQWRSWPSPNGGSIDQISKLLEMIRSNPDSRRLIVSAWNPALVDDMALPPCHALFQFYVADGKLSCQLYQRSADIFLGVPFNIASYALLTLMIAQVCQLEPGEFIWTGGDCHLYANHIEQTDLQLTRDPFPLPRMVLNPEVTDLFAFKFEDFSLQNYEAHPHIKAPVAV, from the coding sequence ATGAAACAGTATCTTGACCTGATGCGCCTGGTCCGCGAGCAGGGGACCTTCAAGAGCGACCGTACCGGGACCGGCACCTACAGTGTGTTCGGCCATCAGATGCGCTTTGATCTGGCTGAAGGTTTTCCGCTGGTCACCACCAAGAAGTGCCATCTGAAGTCCATCATCCACGAGCTGCTGTGGTTTCTGCAGGGCGACACCAACATCGCCTACCTGAAGCAAAACGGCGTCTCCATCTGGGATGACTGGGCTGATGAAAACGGCGACCTGGGCCCGGTGTATGGATATCAGTGGCGTTCCTGGCCATCCCCGAACGGCGGCTCGATTGATCAGATCAGCAAGCTGCTGGAGATGATCCGCAGCAACCCCGATTCGCGGCGTTTGATTGTTTCAGCCTGGAACCCGGCGCTGGTCGACGATATGGCGCTTCCGCCCTGTCACGCGCTGTTCCAATTCTATGTGGCTGACGGCAAGCTGAGTTGCCAGCTGTACCAGCGCTCGGCGGATATCTTCCTTGGCGTGCCTTTCAATATCGCCAGCTACGCCTTGCTGACGCTGATGATTGCCCAGGTATGCCAGCTTGAGCCGGGTGAGTTCATCTGGACCGGCGGCGATTGCCACCTGTATGCCAACCATATCGAACAGACTGATCTGCAACTGACCCGCGATCCCTTCCCGCTTCCGCGGATGGTCCTGAATCCTGAGGTCACCGATCTGTTCGCCTTCAAGTTTGAAGACTTCAGTCTGCAGAACTACGAAGCGCATCCGCATATCAAGGCGCCGGTGGCCGTATGA
- the argE gene encoding acetylornithine deacetylase yields MGLPSLRAQFEALLKAPSISCTQPEHDQSNMEVINLLASWLEELGFSCNIQAIEGQPGKANLVAILGSGPGGLVLAGHTDTVPCNPERWKYDPFALTEADGRWYGLGSCDMKGFFPLIIEAVKDYRDRSFHQPLIILATADEESSMTGARALVASSLHHARHAVIGEPTGLKPIRVHKGILMERVEISGQAGHSSDPSLGRNALEAMHSVIGELISLRTDWQRRWQNPLFSVPVPTMNLGCIHGGDNPNRICGTCALEFDIRPLPGMDPDALRAEIHARLKIIAAEQQISIDYLPLFPGVPPLDTAANAPLVQACEQLTGYSAGSVAFATEGPYLNQLGMQTLILGPGDIDQAHQPDEFLAMDRIDPTVKILRQLIERFCLSG; encoded by the coding sequence ATGGGCCTACCCTCTCTCAGGGCGCAATTCGAAGCGCTGCTCAAAGCCCCGTCCATAAGCTGCACCCAGCCGGAGCATGACCAGTCCAACATGGAGGTGATCAACCTTCTGGCAAGTTGGCTGGAAGAGCTGGGCTTCTCGTGCAATATACAGGCTATAGAAGGCCAGCCTGGCAAGGCCAATCTGGTGGCCATACTCGGCAGCGGCCCAGGCGGCCTGGTATTGGCCGGCCATACGGACACCGTGCCATGCAACCCGGAACGCTGGAAATATGATCCCTTCGCCCTGACCGAAGCTGATGGCCGCTGGTACGGGCTGGGCAGCTGCGATATGAAGGGCTTTTTCCCGCTTATCATCGAAGCGGTGAAAGACTATCGGGACCGCTCGTTTCACCAGCCGCTGATCATACTGGCGACAGCTGATGAGGAGAGTTCAATGACCGGCGCCCGGGCGTTGGTTGCCAGCAGCCTGCACCATGCTCGCCATGCAGTGATTGGGGAACCCACTGGCCTGAAGCCGATCCGGGTACACAAAGGCATCCTCATGGAGCGCGTGGAGATTAGCGGTCAGGCTGGCCACTCGTCTGATCCGTCACTCGGTCGCAATGCCCTGGAGGCCATGCACAGTGTCATTGGCGAACTGATTTCGTTGAGGACCGACTGGCAACGCCGCTGGCAGAATCCGCTGTTCAGCGTGCCGGTGCCTACCATGAATCTCGGCTGCATCCACGGCGGAGACAACCCGAACCGGATCTGCGGTACCTGTGCACTGGAATTCGACATCCGCCCCCTGCCCGGCATGGATCCCGATGCGTTGCGTGCCGAGATACATGCTCGCCTGAAGATCATCGCAGCCGAGCAGCAGATCAGTATCGACTATTTGCCATTGTTCCCAGGCGTACCCCCGCTGGACACCGCCGCTAACGCTCCGCTGGTTCAGGCCTGTGAACAGCTCACCGGATACAGCGCCGGCAGCGTCGCTTTCGCGACAGAAGGGCCATACCTCAACCAGCTCGGTATGCAAACGCTCATCCTCGGCCCCGGAGATATCGACCAGGCGCACCAACCGGACGAATTTCTCGCAATGGATAGGATCGACCCGACCGTGAAGATATTGCGTCAGCTGATAGAGCGGTTTTGTCTCAGCGGCTGA
- a CDS encoding dihydrofolate reductase, with protein MTGSVRVAMIAAMGLNRVIGRDNQLPWHLPEDLKYFRSMTWGKPIVMGRKTFDSLGRALPGRTNIVVTAQPDLELPGAKVVGSLDEALTAANNQAELDGVDEIMIIGGANIYQQMLGQTDRIYLTLVEAEPAGDAWFPELPEGQWKLVEERAVAAGEDYPAHRYQVLDWV; from the coding sequence ATGACAGGCAGCGTGCGCGTTGCCATGATCGCGGCAATGGGACTGAACCGGGTGATCGGACGCGACAATCAGCTGCCCTGGCATCTGCCGGAAGATCTCAAGTATTTCCGCAGCATGACCTGGGGCAAGCCGATCGTCATGGGCCGCAAAACCTTCGATTCCCTGGGGCGGGCTCTGCCGGGCCGCACCAATATCGTCGTTACGGCCCAGCCGGACCTGGAATTACCGGGAGCCAAGGTTGTGGGCTCACTGGATGAAGCTCTGACTGCGGCCAACAATCAGGCTGAGCTCGACGGCGTTGATGAAATCATGATCATTGGCGGCGCGAACATCTACCAGCAGATGCTCGGCCAGACCGATCGCATCTACCTGACCTTGGTTGAAGCAGAGCCTGCCGGGGATGCGTGGTTTCCTGAGCTGCCTGAAGGGCAATGGAAGCTGGTCGAAGAGAGAGCCGTAGCGGCGGGGGAGGATTATCCGGCGCACCGTTATCAGGTGCTGGATTGGGTCTGA
- the argA gene encoding amino-acid N-acetyltransferase, whose protein sequence is MHDYVNWFRHSTPYINTHRDRVFVMLLPGEALAHPNFTNIMHDIMLLNSLGVRLVLVHGSRPQIEERQAARGIDSRYHRDLRITDSDTLACVMDAVGSLRIAIEARLCTASGQGSRLRVVSGNFVTAKPIGVVDGVDFHHTGEVRRIDRKAISAHLDENSIVLLSPIGYSPTGEVFNLACEDVATSAASALDADKLILFGPDAGILDAEGTLLRELKPTRAMPMLNTLGNSLPGSLLTAACKACNNGLRRSHIISFAEDGALLTELFTRDGGGTLVTQENFEQIRTATVEDVAGLLELLRPLEEAGILVRRSREVLETEISQFTLIERDGMIIGCAALYPLEDSSAAELACVAIDPNYRHGGRGDQLLEHIESQARALKLDTLFVLTTRTAHWFRERGFIPSSVERLPAKRASLYNYQRNSKVFEKAI, encoded by the coding sequence ATGCACGATTACGTCAACTGGTTCCGCCATTCGACGCCCTATATCAATACCCATCGGGACCGCGTCTTCGTCATGCTGCTGCCGGGCGAAGCCCTCGCGCACCCGAACTTTACCAACATCATGCATGACATCATGCTGCTCAACAGCCTGGGCGTGCGGCTGGTGCTGGTGCACGGTTCGCGTCCACAGATTGAAGAGCGGCAGGCTGCGCGCGGCATCGACTCACGCTACCACCGGGATCTGCGCATCACCGACAGCGACACGCTGGCCTGCGTCATGGACGCTGTCGGCAGCCTGCGCATTGCGATCGAAGCCCGGTTGTGCACGGCTTCAGGTCAGGGTTCGCGCCTGCGGGTAGTCAGCGGTAATTTCGTAACGGCCAAGCCCATAGGTGTTGTCGACGGCGTCGACTTTCACCATACCGGCGAAGTGCGGCGCATCGACCGCAAGGCCATCAGCGCACACCTGGACGAGAACTCGATCGTGCTGCTGTCACCCATCGGTTATTCGCCCACGGGCGAAGTGTTCAATCTGGCCTGTGAAGACGTCGCCACCAGTGCGGCCAGCGCTTTGGATGCGGACAAACTGATTCTGTTCGGACCGGATGCAGGGATCCTAGATGCAGAAGGAACGCTGCTGCGTGAGCTGAAACCTACCCGCGCCATGCCCATGCTCAATACACTTGGCAACAGCCTGCCCGGTTCCTTGCTGACAGCTGCGTGCAAAGCCTGCAATAACGGCCTGCGTCGTAGCCACATCATCAGTTTTGCCGAAGACGGCGCGCTGCTGACCGAGTTGTTCACTCGCGACGGCGGCGGCACCCTGGTCACCCAGGAGAATTTCGAGCAGATCCGGACCGCAACGGTGGAAGACGTGGCCGGCTTGCTGGAATTGCTCCGCCCGCTCGAGGAAGCCGGGATTCTGGTGCGGCGCTCCCGTGAGGTGCTTGAGACCGAGATAAGCCAGTTCACGTTGATTGAACGCGACGGCATGATCATCGGCTGCGCGGCGCTGTATCCACTCGAGGATTCCAGCGCAGCCGAGCTTGCCTGCGTGGCGATTGACCCCAATTACCGTCACGGCGGACGGGGCGATCAGCTGCTGGAACATATCGAGTCACAGGCGCGTGCGCTCAAGCTCGACACCTTGTTTGTACTCACGACGCGCACCGCCCACTGGTTCCGCGAGCGCGGGTTTATCCCCAGCAGCGTCGAACGTCTGCCTGCCAAGCGCGCGTCCTTGTACAACTATCAGCGCAATTCCAAGGTGTTCGAGAAGGCGATCTAA